One window from the genome of Nomascus leucogenys isolate Asia chromosome 12, Asia_NLE_v1, whole genome shotgun sequence encodes:
- the LOC100582227 gene encoding small proline-rich protein 2A — MSYQQQQCKQPCQPPPVCPTPKCPEPCPPPKCPEPCPPPKCPQPCPPQQCQQKYPPVTPSPPCQQKYPPKSK; from the coding sequence ATGTCTTATCAACAGCAGCAGTGCAAGCAGCCCTGCCAGCCACCTCCTGTGTGCCCCACGCCAAAGTGCCCAGAGCCATGTCCACCCCCGAAATGCCCTGAGCCCTGCCCACCACCAAAGTGTCCAcagccctgcccacctcagcagTGCCAGCAGAAATATCCTCCTGTGacaccttccccaccctgccagcAAAAGTATCCACCCAAGAGCAAGTAA
- the LOC100581891 gene encoding small proline-rich protein 2B-like, whose amino-acid sequence MSYQQQQCKQPCLPPPVCPTPKCPEPCPPPKCPEPCPPPKCPQPCPPQQCQQKYPPVTPSPPCQPKYPPKSK is encoded by the coding sequence ATGTCTTATCAACAGCAGCAGTGCAAGCAGCCCTGCCTGCCACCTCCTGTGTGCCCTACGCCAAAGTGCCCAGAGCCATGTCCACCCCCGAAGTGCCCTGAGCCCTGCCCACCACCAAAGTGTCCAcagccctgcccacctcagcagTGCCAGCAGAAATATCCTCCTGTGACACCTTCCCCACCCTGTCAGCCAAAGTATCCACCCAAGAGCAAGTAA
- the SPRR1B gene encoding cornifin-B, translating to MSSQQQKQPCIPPPQLQQQQVKQPCQLPPQEPCIPKTKEPCHPKVPEPCHPKVPEPCHPKVPEPCQPKVPEPCPSTVTPAPAQQKTKQK from the coding sequence ATGAGTTCCCAGCAGCAGAAGCAGCCCTGCATCCCACCCCCTCAGCTTCAGCAGCAGCAGGTGAAACAGCCTTGCCAGCTTCCACCCCAGGAACCATGCATCCCCAAAACCAAGGAGCCCTGCCACCCCAAGGTGCCTGAGCCCTGCCACCCCAAGGTGCCTGAGCCCTGCCACCCCAAAGTGCCTGAGCCCTGCCAGCCCAAGGTGCCTGAGCCCTGCCCTTCAACGGTCACTCCAGCACCAGCCCAGCAGAAGACCAAGCAGAAGTAA